One Sulfurimonas sp. HSL-3221 genomic window, GTGCCACCAGCGCCGTGCGCAGCGAGTCGACATGGACCCGCTCCTCTTTGCTTCTGCGGCGCACGGCAAGCAGCGTCAGCGCGACGCCGAGGACAAAACCGGCGGCACTCCCCGCCGCCAGACTCCAGATCGTCATCGTCTCCTCCTTTGGAATTTCTCTCTGCTGTGAATGCACCGCGGCACGGACGTGGACCGGTATCGGCAGCGACGACGCCGTGACGACGCGCTGCGTCGCCGGGTCGAAACTGCGAAAACGCACCGAAGGGATCGTAAAGTCCCGCGCGCCGACCAGGGCGAAGGTCCGGTTCACTTCATTGTAATAGCAGCCGTCCTTCCACGCAGCATTCGCGGTATGCCCCTCGTCAAAAACGCTCACACCGGCAACCGCCATCCGCAGCGGTTGTGCCGTTGCCAGGTTGCCGCACCCCGAGAGCGACAAGGTAAGGCGGACGGGTCCGCCGCTCTCGGTCGTGTTGCGGTCGATGACGGCCTTCAACGCGAAATCGCCGACCGCCTGCACCCCGCCCGGGACAGGATTGGCAAAGAGCGTTACGGGTTCGAAAAGATGCTGCTGCCATGTCACCGACGGCATCCACTGCCCCCACGCATCCTGCGTATAGGTGCGTTCGGCGACGTTCATCGCCGCCGTGCCGCTCGAGAGCTCCCCGCCTTGAAGCGGGGCGACGACGTACGTCTTCTCCCAAAGCTCCTTCCCGTTTTCGTTCCGCTCCTCGGCATGGCTCTGCAGCAGCTGGAAATGCGCCAGTTCCGGCGCCGCGAAACGGAAATCGACCCCCTTGTCCGGCGCGGTGTGCGCAAAACGGTAGACAAGCTGCAGCGGTTCACCCTGGTAGACCTGGCGTGAGGAGCTCTCGACCGTCAGCTCGTACCCCGAAAGCGCATTGACAGCCATCAGCAGAGCCAGCGCTTTACCACGGATCGACATGGTCGCCTCCCCCCGCGCGCTTCGGCGAGATCTTGTAGAGGTGCGTCCGGGTCTGCCGCTGCAGCGATTGGCGCCACATCGCCGCCTCGTAATCGCTCATCGCCGCCGTCTTCGCTTCGCCCGAGGCTTCGGAGGGCTTTGCCTCCTGCCCCTCGGATGTTTCCGTCTGCGCGGAAGGGGCCTGTGCGCCGCCTGCCGGAGAGGAAGCGTCGGAGGCACTGTGTTCCCCGCCCGCTTCCGTCATTGCGGCCGCTGCATTGCGGCGTCGCTCCGCCTGCACCAGGCGCATCAGCCGCCCCCGGACGATGGAGAGGTTCTCCCGCGTCTGCGGGTCGTTTTGGAGGTAGAGCGCCTTCTGGTACACCTTGATCGCCGCTTCAAGGTTCTCCCTGCCGCCCTGCATCGCCCGGGCGTTCCCCAGGTTGTGCAGGGTTGCAAACTGCAGCAGCCGCTCCTTGGTGCGAATCCGTCCCCACAATGCCGCGGCCGCGTCGTATCTGCCCGCACGGTAGAGGGCATGGGCGCTGTCGTACATCGCTTGGGGGTCGTTATCCTTACGTACGCCGTAGCGGTAAAAGGCGCGGGCCGCGCGATCGTAATCGCCCTGCTCATAATAGTGCTGCGCCGTCTCCAGCAGTTCGTAGTCAAAGGACTCCGCCCGCAGCGTTGCCGTATGTCCGAACAGCAGAACCCCCAGCAGCAGTGCCGGAGGAACGGCCACGCGCTCGCGGCGGCTCATCGAGGCGTTCGCCACGAGCAGCAAAAAGAGCGCCAGCCCCAGCGGCAAAATGTAGAGCTGACCGTACCGGCGGATCTCCTTGACCCCCGTCTCGCCCCCTTCGGCATGGCGGCGAAGCTCGTAGAGCAGCGCGGCGATGTCGCGGGAGCCCACCGTCGTGTCAACATAAGCGCCGCCCGTGGATTCGGCCAGGGAGCGCAAAGAAGGGTTCAGCGCTGTCCTGACCGGCTTCTCC contains:
- a CDS encoding BatD family protein; the protein is MSIRGKALALLMAVNALSGYELTVESSSRQVYQGEPLQLVYRFAHTAPDKGVDFRFAAPELAHFQLLQSHAEERNENGKELWEKTYVVAPLQGGELSSGTAAMNVAERTYTQDAWGQWMPSVTWQQHLFEPVTLFANPVPGGVQAVGDFALKAVIDRNTTESGGPVRLTLSLSGCGNLATAQPLRMAVAGVSVFDEGHTANAAWKDGCYYNEVNRTFALVGARDFTIPSVRFRSFDPATQRVVTASSLPIPVHVRAAVHSQQREIPKEETMTIWSLAAGSAAGFVLGVALTLLAVRRRSKEERVHVDSLRTALVALFKHLDDPEAKKSAEAVEKYLYEAAEAPDSSKIAMLLGRLKRGERKAR
- a CDS encoding VWA domain-containing protein, with product MTFLHPEFFYLMLPPVLVLFYFMLTQKEPAAELFAGPVFERLRVNEKRLSLRQRNLIYLAIFVLLIAAMSQPVLTEATAVVKAPDEALTVAVDISASMQTEDVYPSRAAVAKTKMLALVARAKREQIGVLAFGRDVYTVVPPTADKSALTALLEDFASDTYAEKGTDIMALLAAASGVMGKTGRKNLLLLTDGGDGRDFSEAIVYANAQKLHLYILGIGTAEGGVLQQDGTPVLRGEKPVRTALNPSLRSLAESTGGAYVDTTVGSRDIAALLYELRRHAEGGETGVKEIRRYGQLYILPLGLALFLLLVANASMSRRERVAVPPALLLGVLLFGHTATLRAESFDYELLETAQHYYEQGDYDRAARAFYRYGVRKDNDPQAMYDSAHALYRAGRYDAAAALWGRIRTKERLLQFATLHNLGNARAMQGGRENLEAAIKVYQKALYLQNDPQTRENLSIVRGRLMRLVQAERRRNAAAAMTEAGGEHSASDASSPAGGAQAPSAQTETSEGQEAKPSEASGEAKTAAMSDYEAAMWRQSLQRQTRTHLYKISPKRAGGGDHVDPW